The nucleotide window AACACTAATAACTAATAACTAATGACTAATGACTAATGACTATTAACTATTAACTATTAACTGATGACCATGACAAATCAAACCCCGGCCATTGTGGTGAAAAATTTAAGTTTCAATTGGGCTAACGGAGCAAGGGTGTTAGACGCTTGCTCTTTAAAAGTTCCTCAAGGAGAATTCTGGATGTTATTGGGCACGAATGGCAGTGGGAAATCTACCTTATTAAGATTATTAGCTGGTTTATTAACTCCCAATGGCGGAGAAATCGAGATAAACTCTCCAGTCGGCTTTGTGTTTCAAAATCCGGATCATCAATTAGTCATGCCCACAGTTGGGGCAGATGTGGCTTTTGGATTAGTTAAAGAAAAACTCTCTTGGAAGCAAATTAGAGAGCGAGTCAGAGAAGCCTTAGAAGCGGTTAACTTATTAGAACTAGAAAGACGACCGATTTATGCTCTGAGTGGCGGACAGAAACAACGTATTGCCATAGCTGGGGCACTTGCTCGTCATTGTGATATTTTGTTATTGGATGAACCCACCGCCTTACTCGATGCCGACACTCAGCAAGAATTAGTCGCCCAAGTCCAACGGTTAGTCAAAAGCCGAGGACTAACGGCACTGTGGGTTACTCATCGATTAGATGAATTAGATTTTTGTGATGGAGCATTTTTACTCGAAGGGGGAAAGGTTGTTGCTCAAGGAGAGCCAAAGCAAATTAAGGAAAAACTTTTACAAACAACTGAAAGAGAATCATAAATATTTGTTAAAATTTGAAAATGTTAGTTTTAAAACATTAACGTGCAAGATTTATACTTAGAACAATGGCCTCGTCTTCCTCCAAAGCTTTACTTCTGGTTGATGGTTATAACATCATCGGCGCTTGGTCTTCTCTTAAACAAATCCAAGAGAAGCAAGGGCTAGACTCAGCCCGTCGTGAATTAATCGAAACATTAATTAATTACAGCGCTCATCAAGGCTACACCACTCAAGTGGTCTTTGATGCCCAATATCAAAAAAGTCCAACGACACAAGAACAATATACCCCAACCCTCTCAGTTTGCTATACGGCTTTTGCCCAAACCGCAGACACTTATATAGAAAAAATTTGTGCTTCTTTTTTTCGGGCTTCTGTCGGACTTCATTCTAGAATTATTGTTGCCACTTCAGACCACGCCCAACGACTTACCATAGTGGGATATGGAGCAGAATGGATGTCAGCGCAAAAACTAGCCCATGAAGTAGACTTTGTCGCCCATAAAATCAGGAGAAAACATCGACCCCGAAAACCATCCGGAGGTCGTTTTTTAGTTCACGGACTCGATGCTAAATCCCAAGCCCTTCTATCTCAATGGCGACATGGGAAATATTGAAGGGTTAGGAAAGCCAGAATTTTAACTCAAATTTTACCACCACCGCAGTTGTAAATAGTCTCGTGGGGGTTGCTTAAGTTCTTCTTCACTCAACCAATCTACAGGCTGATACGTTTTAAAAACAAAATCCCACCAATCTACTCCTAACCCAAAATTGTGATGCCACTGGTTGTGTTTGTGATGAACATAGTGGACAGGCATTTTCATCCAGAAACATTTAGTCGGATTTTCATGTTGTAATTGATGGGCATAGGCAGAAAAAGCCGCATAAACTAAACTGCCCAAACACCAACCGATGCCAATAGGCAAACTGATTAAAAACGGTAAGCACATAATGACAATAGTGCCCTTCAAATAGTCAAAAAATTCCCAGACTACCCCTTGCCCCTCATTACGACGGTGATGATCTCGGTGACGTTTCCCAAAACGCAGGGAGCGGTGCATTAAACGATGTACCCAATATTCCACCAAACTAGCGAAAATAAAAGCAGCAATAAACGAAATAACAGGGATAATGATCAAAGGGAATGATTCTCTCATAAACTCACACCGAAACAGGGTTAACAGTTTGTACAGTCTTAAGAATGACTTTATGTTGCTTTTAATATATCTATCAGTATATTTAACACAAGCTGATGTGTTGTATCAAACTTGTCTTGCAGGAACATAGAAGAGAAGCTTAAGATCTACTTCATTAACATTTTATCCATGAGTGTGAGGAAATCTGAACTATTGAATATGGAATCGACGATAACGCTTTCTAGCCAGCCGGTTCAAAACCGAGTGCGAGAAATAGGCATTAATCCCAATTATTGGTATCCAGTGGCTTGGAGTCATCAATTAAAACCTTGCCAAATTTTACCTGTTGTGGTATGGCAACAGGCGATCGCCGTTTACCGAGATGTAAACCATCAACTCCATGCGTTAGAAAATGCTTGTCCCCACAAAGGAGTTGTGTTTGATAAGGGGGAAGTATTTGAAACTCATCTAGTATGTCCTTATCACGGGTGGGAATTTAACGGCGAAGGAGAATGTGTCAAAATCCCCTATCTTCCCCCTGAACAAAAATTACCCTGTGCTAAAGCAAGAAACTATCCCATTCAAGAAAAATATGGCATAATTTGGATTTTTCCGGGAGATCCGTCTTTAGCAGAACTCAAAACTATTCCTGATGTGCCAGAATATAACGAGTCAGAATGGTTAATCGTAGAAATACCGGCTCATTTTCAAGCCCATTTTTCTATCTGTAATGAAAACACGATGGATGTCTTTCATGGCTTTTTGCATCGAGATATCCAAGGATGGTTTAATCCGATTTTGACTCAATTAAAAGCCAAAAAAAATACGGTTCATGCTCAGTATCAAGTGTCTTATCGAGGATGGCTCTCTAAATTTCTTAACTTAAACAAAGATGAAAATCAAGTGACGACTCGAACCGTTTCGATTACCTATAATTATCCTCACTATCACAGTACCTTAGAAGGAGTTTCATCCCTGTATTTAATGCGTCTCCCAGTGAGTTTAACAGAAACCCGATCGTTTAGCCTTTTATTTATCAAACTTCGTTTACCTAAATGGGTTGTGAATTTGATCAGAGGGCAATTATCTCAAATTATTTGGCATTTCTTATTTAAGAAATTCCTCGATCAAGATATAGAAATGATCGAAAGTGAACAACAAACTTATTTAGCTAATCCCCATCGTCAATATGTTGAAATTAACCCCGCCATAATTGCCCTTCAAAGAGTAAATATTGCTCAATATGAAGAATTTATGCAACAATCTGAACTAATCTCCAATCACAAAAACTAACTCGTTGAGAATTTAACCCCTTGGTATCCCATAATTAGAGGAAGCAGACTGTGGAAGTTATTAAAGAATACATGGAAACCGTCTATAAAGAAGGACTGTATCCAGACAAATTTATTTGTCATTACAAACAGGGTAATTTAGTTGATGTAGAAGATCCCTCTACAGGAGGACGACATAAGTTATTGACATTTTGTACCAATGACATCTTAGGATTAGTTCAGTCAGAAGCGGTTAAAAAAGCAGCGATTGATGCTATTTGGCAATATGGAACATCTAATAGTTCCTGTTCGGTTTTGAGTGGTCGCATCGATCTTCATCGTCAATTAGAAGCAGAAATATCCGCCTTTAAACATTTACCCCATACCCATCTCTTTTTAAATGCTTGGATGGCCATGCAAGCTCTCATGGATGGGTTTTGTCATTTAGCGATCACTGTTCCCAATTTTCGCAATACTAGAGAGACTTTAATCTTAACCGATGTCCTCAATCATGGCTGTATTGTCTCTGCGGTGGTGAATGCGGACAACCGTTCCGGAAAAGTTTTTAGTCATAGTCCTAAAGTACGAATTAAACCCTATCGTCATTGTGATGTCGAAGATTTAGCCCGCAAACTCAAGCGCTACGCTAAACCGGATGACCGGATTATGGTGGTTTCTGACGCAGTTTTCTCGATGGATGGGGATATTGCTCCTTTACCCCAAATGATCGAGGTTTTAGCCGATTATCCAGGCAGCGTCATTGTTATGGATGAAGCTCATGCGAGTGGTGCAATTGGGCCTGTGGGTGGGGGAATTTACGATCATTTTGGCATGACACCCCAAGAGGTTTTAGACCGAGGAATTCATCCCATTATCATGACCACTTTTTCTAAATTTGCGGCCTCAGCCGGAGCGGCCATTAGTAGTTATTCTAAAGAATTAATCGATCTCTTAGATTGTTCTCCCACCTCCATCGGCACAATTTCTCTCCCTGCTCCGACAACCGCCGCCGCCTTAGAAAGCATCCGTCAAGTCAGACAAAATCCTGAATTAGTGCAAATCTTACAATCTAATACCCGTTATCTGCGATCGCGTCTAAGCGAAAACGGATTTATGGCCATGGGAGAAACCAATGTTGTGCCGGTTTTATTATCTCCAGAATTAGACCCTAAAGTGTTTGCGACCTATATGATGGAACATTACGGAGTTTGGGTGTCTCCCATCTGGTTTATCGCTAAACCTCGCTTAAGAATTACGGTTAACGCCCTTCATACTCAAGCGGAAATGGATCAATTAATCGAAGCTATGGTTGCCGCTCAGGAGGCATTGTCTTCATGAGCAATTTATTGTTCTCTCTTCTAACCCAGATCGCGCTTCGGACTAAGGAAGGGTTTGTGCGTCAAACGGGTCATTTAGAAGCCACCCAAACTCAGTTTCTACTGACCCTATTAAAAACTTATCAAAATACGGTACTCGGTCAACACTGGAAATTTGAGGAGATTAAAACCGTTGAGCAATTTCGGGAGCGGGTTCCGGTTTTATCCTATGGATTTTACCATCCCTACGTCGATCAAATTGCCCAAGGACAGGCTAATATTCTCACTAGCGAGCCGGTTGTGTATCTCAATTTATCCAGTGGCACGACCGGCAAACATAAACTCATCCCCGTTACCAAGCGATCGCGCAAAAATCGACAAATCATTAATCAAGTGGCACAAGGATTTTTGGCCGAAGCGGTTCAAAAACGGCAAATTTCCCTAGGAAAAATGCTCTTAACCAGTTCCCTCCAACTCACCGGCTATACGGAGGCGGGGATTCCCTGTGGCCCGGTGAGTGTGGGGGATTTACGCTTAAGTAATTTCCTCTATAAGCAAATCTTTGTCCATCCTTATGAAGCGTTAAAACCCTCTGACGATTTAGCCCGTCATTATGTTTGTTTACTGTTTGCTTTACAATATCCTAATTTAGGAATTTTTGGAGCTAATTTTCCGGTTTTAGCGTTACGGTTGGCGGACTATTTAGAAAAGAATGCTTTGGAGTTAATACAAGATCTCGAAAAGGGAACGATTGCCGAATGGTTAACCCTTGAACCCGAATTAAGAGGGATATTAACCAAACAATTGACCCCACAACCCGGAAGAGCGGCTCATTTAAGAGAAATTTTACACTCTGAAGGTCGTCTAACTCCTCAATTAGTTTGGCCATCTATCGGTTGTCTGGTTACTGCCAGAGGAGGAACATCGGATTTTTACTTTCAACGCTTTTCTGATTATTTTGGAAATACTCCTATCTTTGGCGGAATTTATGCGGCTTCAGAGGGGGCTTTTGGGGTTTATCATGACTTAGATAATGATGGGGCAATTTTAGCGATTAATACAGGGTTTTATGAATTTATTCCCTCAGATCAATGGGACGTAGAGCAACCGAAAACGTTACTGCCTCAAGACCTTAAAGTCGGAGAACAGTATCGAATTTTAGTCAGTAACTACAATGGGTTATATCGTTATGATGTTGGGGATGTAGTCGAAGTAGTCGGTTTTTATCATCAGACTCCGATGATTACCTTTAAATATCGTTATAAAGGGTTACTATCCTCTACCACCGAAAAAACTACCGAATATCATGTTATTCAAGTCATGGGGCAACTTCAACAGGAGTTTAGTCTTCCTTTAGAAAATTTTTGTATCACCCTTTCAGAAAAAGAAATTCCTCCCCATTATTTAGTTAACATAGAACTTCGTTCCGGTCATTTTCTCCCTAATCCTCAACAGTTTGTGACTCAATTTGACTATAAACTTCGAGAAATTCATACGTCTTATGCGGTGAAACGAAATAATAGTCAAGTTCCTCCTCCTCGCCTCAGAATTTTAGCCCCTGGAAGTTTTGCCAAGCTGCGTCAACATCTACTCGATAAAGGAATGCCAGAATCACAGCTTAAATTTCCTCATATTAGTGAAGATCGTCAATTTTTGACCGGACTTAATGTAGAAAAAGAAGTTCATCCTTAATCTTTTGACCTCAAAAAATAAAGACTTAAAACCTTATGACAGCAACGACTTTAACTAACAAACTGGTTAAACAATTAGAAAAGTGGATTTTAGCGGATAATTGGCTCGAAAATTTAATCGCTAAACATTCTTTAGTGGGAGATTATGTGTTTTTTAAACCTGAACAATTTCCTTGGTCTAAAGATTTAGAAAATAATTGGCAAGTCATCCGTCAAGAGTTAGAGCAAGTTCTTCTTTTAGTTAATGAGTTACCCAACTTCCAAGATATTTCCAAAAGACAATATAGAATTGCGAATGATGACCGATGGAAAACTTATTTTTTTTATGCCTTTGGATATAAATCACAAAAGAACTGCCAACAGTGTCCCCAAACCGCTAAACTTCTCGAAAAAATTCCCGGACTTAAAGTCGCTTTCTTTTCAATTTTAGCCCCAGGAAAACATATTCCTGAACATCGGGGAAAACATAAGGGAATTATTCGTTATCATTTAGGTCTTATTGTTCCTGATCCTAAAACCGCCTGTCGCATTCGAGTGGCCGATCAATTTGCCTATTGGGAAGAAGGAAAAAGTTTGATTTTTGATGATACTTTCTTGCATGAAGTTTGGAATGATACCGATGGGTATCGAGCAATTTTATTTTTAGATATTGCTAGACCTTTACGGTTTCCTATGTCTTTAGTCAATTGGTTAGTTAATCGTCTCATTACCGCTTCTTCTCTTGTTAAAGAGGCGAAAACGAGTCATGAACTTTGGGAAAAGAAGTTTTATACCAATTGTTAATAATAAAACGACTGTTCAAATTACAGTTTTTGATGCGTCGGGGACGCATCCTACAGAGTGTTGTTAGTTTTGGCGAGAGATATAAGTTTTGAAAAAGTTTTTTTTTCTTAATTAAAATATTCCCCCGTATTTTCAACGGAGGATTAATTAAAAATAGCAGGGTTTAACTTTTTTAAACGCTCTTGAAACGAGAGAATTTTGACAGAATCAAGATTAAATCCTTCTTTTGCCTTTTGCCTTTTGCCTTTGACTTTCTTGAATAGAGGCACTAACGATCCAAACTGCTATCATTAATCCTACTCCTGCGGTTACATAAAAAACATTTGTTAATCCCCAAGATTGCCATACTGCCCCTAAAAAGATGGGACAAATAAATTGACCTAAAGAATTAAATCCAGTTCCGATCGCCATCACACTAGAGCGTAATTCTGGAGGCGAAAACTCTGCTAATCCATTATACATATGAGGAACAGCAACCCCAAAACCAGCCCCAAAAAAGACGGCAGCATACAAAATTAATGAGATGTCTTTTAATACGGGAATAGTCGCTAACATTGAAGCCATTAAAATAAACCCAAGAGCAATCGTTACATTTCTGCCTAATCTTTTCCCGATCCAATTGGCAGCTAAAGCAGAAACAACTGTTGCTCCGATCGCTCTTGCGGTTAAGACAATTCCGTTCAGTTTTGCATCTGCTCCGATAGTTTCATTGAGGTAAACAGGAGTATAGATAACCACAGAATAAACAATAGCCGCCGCCAAAGCGAGAGTAATAAATAAACGGATAACTTGAGGTTTAGTAATAGCTTTAATTAACTGGTTGCCCATCATGTTACTGAGGGCAGAATTTTCAGAACGATCGGCTTCTTGTAACATTAGGGCAGCCGCTAAAGCGATCGGTAGACTTACCCCATAGATAAAGAATGCAAATTTCCAATTATATGAGCCAACCCAGCCCCCCAATAAGGGCACAAATATACTGGCGGTTGTCATGGCACTGGTAGCATAACCCAACACCTGCAACCGGGCTTCTCCTTCAAACATATTACTCAGTAAGCCGATACAAGCTGCACTAATCCCACCACTGGCAATCCCTAACAAGGCTCGATCTGCTAGCAAGGGAAGAAAGTGACCGATAAAAGCGCCCGATATCCCAAAAACTGCATAAAAAATCAGGGCAGCAATTAAGACTTTTAACTTCCCTATTCGATCAGCCAAAATACCTAGTATTGGAGTAAACAAAGCAATCATGAGAGCATGAATACTTATTAGCATTCCTGCCCATCTCGGTTCTAGATGAAGATGTTGTAATATCTCCGGAAAAACAGGCGCAACTATTCCTCCAGTCATGGTTGTCAAACATCCGGCTGCTAGAAGAACGAGACATTGGACTATTTGCTTTGCAGGAGATCGTAGTACAGATAGCATAAGAACGATCTTAAAAAAACAGTAAATTTCCTCTTTTTGAGGAGTCTATAGTGACAATTTTAGCTCTCAAAATCCTTCTTGAGATCTTAATTACAGATGAATTTTATCTTCTTGGATATTTGGTTCAAAATGAACTTAAGTATCATTCGGAAGATTTTAAACTATTCTCTGGTAGCAATTTTGCTGCCAAAATTTTTAGTATCCCGATAAATTTTTCCCGGTTTTATCAGGAGAATTTTTGTTGATAATTCATGATTTGTGTCCTTAACTATTTAACAATTGGTTTTCCCATCTCAAAAAAGTCTCAAGCCAAACCTAAGTTTTTTGGCTGCTTCTGACTTCCTGAAATTCTTAAATCTTTATAAATAATTTAACATATAAAGATATTGGAGGAGAAATCTATAAGTTTTTACAATTATGACCCCAAGACTGAATAAAATCTTTGACGATTAACGAATTACGGCAACAAAAAAAGTGAAAGAAAGTCTAATTAGACTATTTTAAACTTTGTTGAAGCTCGGATTTCTGAAAGGAAAGGTTAAAAAGATAAGCTAGATCAATTTTACTCGATTGAGTCAATAGTGGTGCAATTAAATTCCCGAACATTAATAAAATTGACCCTCGTTAAGAAAAGTTAAGTCCCCAAAATCCTTATCTGTTGCCCATTCTCACAGTTAACTTGAATTTTGCCCGACGACTTAGTTTATCATTTGAAAGAGTCTTGATCGGTTCGGTGTTATTTTAACCCAGTTCATTCATTCCCTATGAATTCTGCTCAATTTCAAGTTAAACCCGTAACGACCCCAGAAGAACAAAAAGCTTTTTTACATCTTCCCCTAAAAATTTATCAAAATGACCCCTATTGGGTATCACCTCTAATCAAGAGTATTGCGAAACAACTTGATCCGAGTAATCCCTTTTGCCAATTTGGTCAATTTCAACTGTTTATCGCCATCAAAACCGAGTCAGGTGAGGCCATAGGCAGGATTGTCGCCGCTATTAATCATCATCTCATAGAGCGAGAAAACAAGCCTGTAGGATTATTTGGTTATTTTGAGTGTATAGAAGATTTTGCCGTTGCTCAAGCTTTGTTAGAAACCGCCTGTCAATGGTTAAGCGACCGGGGGATGACCGAAGTCAGAGGGCCTATTGATTTATCGACTCATAACAACTGCTTATTTTTAGTCGATGGGTTTGATAGTCCCCCGGCGATGATGATGCCTTATAATCCTGCCTATTATCCTCAATTTATGGAAAAAGCCGGCTGGCACAAAGCTAAAGATGCCTATGCTTATGATTTTTCCCTAAAACCCCCTTTACCAGAGGAATTTGAAAAAGGGTATAAAATTGCCTGTAAATCGGGGATAACGTTTCGTTCGATTCGATTAAAGGGAAAAGGATTCGAGGAAGATTGTCGGGGATTGTACCGTTTATTTACCACAGCTTTTACCCATAATTGGAGTTCTACCCCCAGAGATGAACAAGAATTTCTCGAACAAGCAAAAGATTTACAACAACTGGCCGATGCCGATATTTTTCCCATTGCTGAACATAACGGGGAAATGATTGGCTTTTTTATGTGTTTACCTGACTATAATGTTGCCCTCAGACAGGTAACAGGAAAACTAGACTGGATAGGAATCTTAAAATTTCTCTGGTATCGTCGTCAAATTAACGCCGTTAGAGTATTAGTAGTGTGTTCCTTGCCTGAATATCGTCGGAAATTAGTTCCCTTAGCTTTAATTTATTTAGGACGGGAAAACGTAGCCAAAAATAAGCGTTATCAAGGAGCAGAATTATCCTGGGTATGGGAAGATAATATACCTTCCCGTAAAATTATTGAAGCGTCAGGCGGCAAAATTTATAAAACTTACCGAATTTACGAAAAACAACTATGAAAGCGTTTGTCACGGGTGCGAATGGATTTACCGGTTCTCATTTAATCAAACTTTTACAACAAAAAGGTCATATTGTCAAGGGTTTGGTCAGGTCTTCGAGTAATTTATCTCGTCTCGAGGGTTGTGAGGTTGAGTTAATTCGAGGGGATATTACCGATCGAAATGCCTTAAGAAAGGGAATGGAAGGGGTAGATACGGTCTTTCATGTGGCCGCTTATGTGGAATTAGGGTTAGTGGATGAAGCGCAGATGGAACGAGTCAATGTAGAAGGGACTCGCGCCGTGTTAGAAGTGGCTAAAGAAATGGGGATTTCTAAATTAGTTTACTGTAGCACCATTGGCATCTTTGGGGATACTCAAGGAGTAGCGATCGATGAAACCTTTGAACGTCAACAAAAAGACTTTTCTTCTGCTTACGATCGCACTAAATATGAGGCGCAACAATGGGTAGATCGGTTTGCTGCTGAAGGGTTTCCCGTTGTTAGTGTCATGCCTTCGGGGATTTTTGGTCTAGATGACCCTCATTTTGCTCCCGTTATGCAATTATTCCTCAAAAAACGTTTATGGGTTTGGGTAGGAGGCGATCGGGTGACGGGTATTGTTCACGTCGATGATGTTGCTAAGGCGATGATTTTAGCGGCTGAAAAAGGTCGTCTGGGAGAATATTACATCCTGTCGGCGGGAGATTTGACCACAAGAGAAATGTTGAATATTTTGGCACAAAAAACGGAAATTCCTTTACCGATAGAAATTCCTGAAACTTTAGTCCGATTTTTGGGCAATGGTTTCGATTTAATTGGAAAAATATTCTCTTGGAATCCTCCCATCAGTCGGGAACGAGTCCATTATATTTACGATCGCTGTGTTCGAGTTAAAGCAGATAAAGCTTATCAAGAGTTGGGTTGGCAACCCCGTTCAGTTTCTGAGGTGATGTTAGAGTTTCTCTATCAAGATTAATAGTAATTGAAGCAGAAGTTAAAACATTTTTGACTTTTGACTTTTGACTTTTGACTTTTGACTTGCGCGTAGCGCTATATCTGTTAAAATTTGTCCCAAAAACTAGAATCATCAACCCAAATAACCTAAAATTTCTCTCATTAAAGGACTGATCAATATTGAGGGGTGACTAAATTATGATTCCTAATTTCAATTATAAACAAAATCTAAAATTCTCCTTTGATAAAATTCTATTTATCATGGCTTGTGCTTATTTAGTCGCGGTAATTTTTGGGTTAATGAGTCAAGGAAAGCTAAAATTACCCGGTATAACTCCTTCATCGAAGCAAGCTACGAGTCAAACTCAAACGCCTTCCCTTGATAATGAAGAATTTATTGCCTATTTACAAAAATCTTTAGAAATACTCGAACGCAAGCAACAACAACCTAATCCTAACCCTCCTTCTAATCCTATCCCCACACAAGCAATTAAAATCCCGCCGCCACCGGTTAATTCTGCCTCTGCTCCCCAAATCATAGAAAAAATCTATGTTCCGGTGTATCCTCAAGTCCAACAACCGCAGACACTCAGCGTAAATCCTCCCATTGCAACCCCTCCAACTCAGGTACAGATTCCCTCACCCCCACCCCTTCCTGTCCCAAATCAACTCCCCATTCAACCGCCTAAACCGCCTTCGACGGTTCCGGTATTAACCCCCCCAGAAGTTAGCGCGTTACCCCAGACAGTGCCTCCATCAGTATCTTCAAGCAATAATGCTTTATTAGTGGGTTTATTGGAAGCCGGGGATAAATCCTCTGCTTTATTTACTGTGGATGGTCAAACTCGACGCATTCAGCTTGGGGAGGTCATTGGAACAACGGGATGGATGTTGAAATCTGTGGAAAATCAGCAAGTGCTAATCAGTCGCAATGGTGCAGTTCGTGCTTTGCAAGTGGGACAAAATTTTTAAAAAAACAAATTGATGAAAATTGAGACTTGAAGCGGAACATAAATGATAAAAACTGATGAGTTTGAGGGGACAACATAGCCTCTCATCTTTTTAGGTAGTAATGGCTAATTCCAGAGTCGTATTATTTAAATCTGCTCCGCTTAAATCAGCACCAATTAAATTTGTATTGTTGAAATTTGCTCCGTTTAAAGAAGCATTTCTCAAATCAGCCCCACTTAAATTCGCGTCACTTAAATCAGCCCCATTTAAGTTCGCTCCGCTTAAATTTACTCTAATCAAGCAAACTCCGCTTAAATTAGCCTCTCTAAGATCCGCCATGCTTAAATCAATTCTCGTTACTTTACTTAAATCAAACTCTCGTAGATCTATTCCTCTTAAATTAGCTCCACTCAAATCAAGTTCATTAATAAAATAATTTTTTCTCC belongs to Gloeothece citriformis PCC 7424 and includes:
- a CDS encoding NAD-dependent epimerase/dehydratase family protein, giving the protein MKAFVTGANGFTGSHLIKLLQQKGHIVKGLVRSSSNLSRLEGCEVELIRGDITDRNALRKGMEGVDTVFHVAAYVELGLVDEAQMERVNVEGTRAVLEVAKEMGISKLVYCSTIGIFGDTQGVAIDETFERQQKDFSSAYDRTKYEAQQWVDRFAAEGFPVVSVMPSGIFGLDDPHFAPVMQLFLKKRLWVWVGGDRVTGIVHVDDVAKAMILAAEKGRLGEYYILSAGDLTTREMLNILAQKTEIPLPIEIPETLVRFLGNGFDLIGKIFSWNPPISRERVHYIYDRCVRVKADKAYQELGWQPRSVSEVMLEFLYQD
- a CDS encoding pentapeptide repeat-containing protein, whose protein sequence is MVKQEHFDKLQQGCESWNHWRKNYFINELDLSGANLRGIDLREFDLSKVTRIDLSMADLREANLSGVCLIRVNLSGANLNGADLSDANLSGADLRNASLNGANFNNTNLIGADLSGADLNNTTLELAITT